Genomic DNA from Salvia miltiorrhiza cultivar Shanhuang (shh) chromosome 1, IMPLAD_Smil_shh, whole genome shotgun sequence:
GATACgatcaaataatcaattttgaaacaattatatatgaatagtcTTAGCTTACGAGTCTCGAACCAACTCAATTCCTAGTGATTTCATGCTAATTTAATCTCTTTAATCTTGACAACCAAACGTCCATATactcttttttaattttcatgctCGTTCACTTCATGTTGATTATTTATCAACAGCCcatttaaattaattgttaCGTTAATATTTATAATGATTATGTGCACATATAAATGATCTGGTTTTCACAAACTTATAATCGTTATCATAACATAGAACTATCTAAgagaaaaataaacttaaataaaaaactCCAACAAAGCATATACAATCAGATATTATTTCAGATACAAAGCATATTCAAGCAACCaaaataacaacaaaataaTTCCGTTCGCgtgaaatataaaatattaaaaacaattaaacacactatttaaattttattattcgtatattacacacaaacacacattaTTTAAATCACACTCATAAACATAAAggcttcgccgccgccgccgtccctCAGCCGGAAATCTCAATTGCCTTCACCTCCGGCTTCTTCACCTCCGCCTTGGGCACCGTGACGGTGAGCACCCCGTTCTCCATACTCGCCTTCACCTGATCGACCTTGGCGTTCTCCGGCAGGCGGAAGCGGCGGAGGAACTTGCCGGAGCTCCGCTCGACGCGGTGCCACGTGTCGTTCTTCTCCTCCTTGTCGCGGCTGCGCTCGCCGCTTATCTGCAGCACGTTCCcttcctccacctccaccttcACCTCCTCCTTCTTCAGGCCGGGCACATCCGCCTTGAACACGTGCGCCTCCGCCGTCTCCTTCCAGTCCACGCGCGTCGCCGCGAACTGCGACGTCTCGTCGCCGGAGTCGCGGAAAGGGTCCCACAGATCCAGGGAGAATGGATCGGAGCTCCGGCGCCCGAAAAAGCTGGGAATCAGCGACATTGTTTTGCAATCTAGCTAGATTTTGTGAGTGATTGCTGATTGATGGGAATGAATTTGATGCGAGGCAATTGCTATGAAATTGTTTTGGAGTGATTCTGTGATTGATTGGGTTGCACGAAGAGGTATTTATATTGCAGAAATGGTGCATTTTCtggatttttttatttgttctgGTAGAAAATTACAGAAAATTCGAgacctttttcttttctttttttctttttttttttcttctttaatgATTCCAGAGTTTGCTCCGAGTGTTCCAGAGAGGAAGTTTGTAGACTATGCTAATTGACCAATCAAATGTTAACATTATAAGCATTTTGAATTCTTTATTTTCCACTTTTAGTATCTCTCTTTAAtgttttagttttaattttataattataaattagagtcataaattcaattagattttatagtaattaattttatagaatTAATTTGcaatataaaaatatagtagccaatatcttttaattttatttttttgtaataaatataatttcagATCCATTATATGATAATAATGTTTAATACACAAAAAGTACTTGGTTAACAATAAACTAAAATacccattttaattttatgtagaaaTTACCCAAAAGAAGGTAAATGGACAAATATGCCCTTGTATCGTATGCGATAGTAATTGATGTAAAATTTGATGACTGCAGAGTATTTAACAAATAAGGTGGATAGTGTCAAAGCTTTAAAGTATGTTCTCAAGCTTTTTGAACTACTTTCGGGTTTAACAGTGAATTTCGACAAGAGCTGTCTCATTGGAGTCGGGATACCAGATTTCAGAAGTGAAGATCTGGCGGGCATTCTCAAATGTAAAGTGGGTGGATTACCCACTAAATATTTGGGAATTATGATCGGGACAAGACTTTCTCGGAAATCAGAATGGCAATACGTGGTGGAAAATATCAAGAGAAAAATCAAGAGCTGGGAAAAACGTAAGTTTTCGTTTGCTGGTAGAATCACCCTGATTCGATCAGTTCTTTTGTCCATTCCGGTATATCATCTCTCATTTTCTCTTGTTCCAAAAGGTGTGTTAGCTGAGATGCGGTCTTGTCTGAGTAGTTTTTTGTGGGGGGGTGGAATAGGAGAGAGGAAGATTCATTGGGTTAAATGGGAGCGGCTTTGTGTTGGTCTGGATTTTGGGGGGCTTAATTTTAAAGATTTGGGTGGTTTTAACTCGGCTCTTATGGCGAAATGGATCTGGAGATTTTTGACAGAAAAAAATTTGTTGTGGGTGAAGGTGTTCAAATCTTGCCACGGGGAATTGGAGAGGGATGGAAATGGATTCAGGGCTGAGGGAAACAATTTGATTAAGTCGGCTTGGTGGAGGAAAGTGGTGAGTCTGAGTAGGGGCGAGGGTGGAAAAGGGGTGAGAGAAAATCTTGAGCGAGTAATTGGAGATGGGAATTCGGTGAGGTTTTGGACTCACATTTGGGCGGGGGAGAAATCTCTGGCTGATTTGTATCCGAGACTTTTTCGTCTCAATTCCAATAAAGAGGGTGTTGTTAGTAGCATGGGGGAATGGATTGAAGGATCTTGGGAATGGAAATTCGAATGGGAAAGGATTTTGAGGGAGAGAGATTTGGAACAGATTTGTGCTTTAACGAGTTGCGTTAGCAAGATTAGGATGAATGCAGGTACAATGGACGCTTGGAGATGGAAGGCAGCCGGAAATGGTGTCTTCTCTGTCAAGACAGCCTACGAGACATTCGTTAAAAACAGGAGTTCTTCGAATGTTTGCGGAGTCCAAAAGGAGTTGTCCATGATCTGGAAAGCTAAAGCTCCAGCTAAGGTCAGGGCCACAGCTTGGAAGGTTATTATAGGTAGAATTGCAACAGTGGACAACCTGCGGAGGAGACAAGTGTTGATACATTCGCCGGCTGATTTATGCGCTCTATGCCAGTTGAAAGAAGAAACCATAGAGCATCTCTTTTTCCATTGCCAAAAAACGGATGAAATCTGGAAAGAAATCTTAAATTGGACAGGTAAACAAGCAGTCTTTCACTTTAATTCCAAGGCTCATTTCAACGCTTTCGTGAATTTGGGGAGTAAGAATGATGTGGATTTCTTTCTTGATGTTTGGTTGTGTGTGATTTGGAGCATTTGGAAGATGCGAAATAATTGTATATTCAATCAAGAAAGTTGGAATAAAGAAAGAATGATGGCAGAGATTAAGGCGAGATTATGGGTTTGGCGTACGGAATTGAATCAATCATCGCAGGAACAAGAATTTCGAAGATGGTTTGTTGCTGTTAGAGGTTTGGATTGATAAAGATTGGGTTACAGCGGCTGATCCTAATCAAGAACATCATACGTTCTTTTGCTTTTGTTTCAGCTGAGGTTTGGAGATTGGGGAGTCCGATTTTGGTGTTACTTTGTGGAGTTGGTCTGGTGGAAgtttatttcttttgctctttcccttgtattttcaattatgtTCTGTAttcttggtacctctggtacccgGAGAACCGTTCCGGTCTTTTACTGAATGAAATCTATtttttctgatcaaaaaaaaaaagagtatttGAGTGAGATTCCGGAcacaaacaaaaatttaaaaacttgTTCTCTTTCTTCACATTTTAAACTTAAGGTGCCTCTTTATCTGTTCCATATTGTATCAATTTGAACAATTTTTAATACTACTTATAGTAATTAGAGTTTTAATTCCATACTTaatcaatttaaataatttttcataaGTAATTAGAGTCTTAATGAGGAAATTAGAAAGTGAGAAATTTAataaagaagaaagatgatTAATCTTGATTAAAGAGAATAtcttattataaaattaaattcaaaattcaaaatatgtttttattttgatacAGAGGGGATCTATAATTTGGTGATATATAACAATGCTATTTTGAAACCATAAAAATATAGACTAAATTGTTGGGAATTTCCAATAAATAGAAATTCCCTCAAAAAATAAGAGTATGCTGCTTGATTGCAGCGAACACACGGTATTCTTTAGTAAAAGGCGAAAGAATAGTTCGCTTTGTGTTCACTACACAGCTGCTTAAATCAAATGCTGCAAATTAGAGAGATTTTGAAGAAGTTGCTTCTCCATCTAGTTTGGTTTTTCATCCGATGTGGGATGATATGATATAACCTAACTAGATATATAGAAATGAATACTCGTTTTCGATAATGATATCGCTTCAGCTCATGTATTAATTCATTGAATTATAGCTCTTCTTGTTCACACTATTCAAGCTACTCAATTCATAATGTGTTCTTCCCttcaaaaaaattcataatgTGTTTTCATGCACACTTTTCAAAAAAATCAATTCAATCCAAATGAGAAACTCTTTGTGTTTTCTATGTGTCAAAGTACAAGCATACGGCATAACTTGTCCAAAATAACAAATTGAAATTACATTGTGTTATTTCAACGATTAAGACTtttctttgtgagaggtcttggattTAATTTCGCCTGCGTGCAGTGtagtttttttttacttttgtaTGGGTAATGGTTCCAATGCGTATGAGTGACTTATTTAATCATATAATAGATACATcttttaattctaaaaaaaactaGATTTATATGATTAACACTATTACAAACAAGCATAATTGTTtactcaaattaaatattaaactttttttatataaatttaatatagaatTGTGAAGGGGGCGCGTGAACGCAAGCCCCCACTACCACAAATTATATATGACGTAGGCTATATGATTAACACTATTACAAACAAGCATAATTGTTtactcaaattaaatattaaagttttttttatactcataaatttaatatagaatTGTGAAGGGGCCGCGCGAACGCAGGCCCCCACTACCACAAATTATGACGTAGGCTCGACCACTTGAGCCGACCTTAAGTGGGCACCTCTCCAAAGTGCAATGGAGATTGCCAACTTAGCCCATGAGCCTTTTGGATCACTCATTGAGCCCGTCCAGGTAAGTAAGCATCTCTTTCTACTTCCTCCTATTTTAGGACATTGCTACCTCTAGATTAGTCACATTCTAAATCGATGTGGGATATCAAACATTTCTTCCATTTATTTGATGAtttgatccaatgatttctttATACATGATTAATTAAGTGGATTGAAGAAGACTCCTAATATTTATCATTTATGTTGAAAGTTTGAGACTAACATTAGTGATAAATTAGGTCAAAAGTTTTATGTGTATATCCTATTAACTTTTTTATAGgtttgagtaaaaaaaaatccattgtgaatatatataatagtgtctaaatatacgaattttcatatactccctccgtccccaaaataagttcctctttggggacggcacgggttttaaggaaaaatggtaaagtgtattgatagtggagaaaaatatgttataattaatattgggagtggtgaaaaggtgaaaaagtgttataattagtattgggagtggtgaaaaagtgaaaagtaagaataaataaattattattagtggtggggtagttgtccaaaaaaggaaagaaaaaaagaggaacttatttgggggacgtcccaaaaaggaaaaagaggaacttatttcagggacggagggagtatttttttattttacaccTGAATTTAGAATTCTAActcgaaatatatttttttcttttttttttcttttttaatgatTCCAGAGTTTGCTCCGAGTGTTCCAGAGAGGAAGTTTGTAGACTATGCTAATTGACCAATCAAATGTTAACATTATAAGCATTTTGAATTCTTtatttttgacttttttttttatctatttttaatgttttagtttaattttataattataaattagagttataaattcaattagatttcatagtaattaattttatagaatTAATTTGCAATGTAAAAATATAAGTAGCCTATATctgagtaatttttttttgtaataaatataatttcagATCCGTTATATGATAATAATGTTTAATACATAAAAAGTACTTGGTTAACAATAAACTAAAATacccattttaattttatgtatagAAATTACCCAAAAGAAGGGTAAATAGACAAATATGCCCTTGTATCGTTTGCGATAGTAATTGATGTAAAATTTGATGACTGCAGAGTATTTGAGTGAAATTCCGGACACaaacaaaaattttaaaaacttgTTCTCTTTCTTCACATTTTAaacttagggtgcgttctctttggttgtaaatttatcatggaaaaataaaggataaataaaatttcaccctttaaatacttcatttcttttcccacatttcctacttgactcttactcattcctcatttacactacaaatgagggataatattatcacaccaaataaaaataatattatccctcctttgtagtgtaaatgaggaatgagtaagggtcaagtaggaaatgttgaaaaataaagGAAgtatttaaagggtgaaattttatttatccttctttttctcatgataaatttacaaccaaagagaacgcaacCTTAAGGTATCTATTTATCTATATTCCATATTGTATCAATTTGAACAATTTTTAATACTAATTATAGTAATTAGAGTTTTAATTCCATACTTCatcaatttaaataatttttcataaGTAATTAGAGTATTAATGAGGAAATTAGAAAGTGAGAAATTTaataagaagaaagatgatTAATCTTGGTTAAAGAGAATAtcttatattataaaattaaattcaaaatatgtttttatttcgATACAGAGGGGATGTATAATTTAGTGATATATAACAATGCTATAAATCAAATCATTTGAAACAATATAAATATTGACTAAATTGTTGGGAATTTCTAATAAGTAGAAATTCCCTCAAAAAATAAGAGTATGCTGCTTGATTGCAGCGTACACACGGTATTCTTTAGTAAAAGGCGAAAGAATAGTTCGCTTTGTGTTCACTACACAGCTGCTTGAATCAAATGCTGCAGATTAGAGAGATTTTGAAGAAGTTGCTTCTCCATCTAGTTTGGTTTTTCATCCGATGTGGGATGATATGATATAACTTGCTTCTTGCTCACACTATTCAAGCTACTCAATTCATAATGTGTTtttcccttcaaaaaatttataatgTGTTTTCATGTacacttttcaaaaaaaaaatcaattcaatCCAAATGAGAAACTCTTTGTGTTTTCTATGTGTCAAATTAAGTACAAGCATATGGCACAACTTGGCCAAAATAACAAATTGAAATTATATAGTGTTATTTCTACTATTAAGAAGATTTCTATGTGTCAAAGTACAAGCATATGGCACAACTTGGCCAAAATAACAAATTGAAATACATTGTGTTATTTCCACGATTAAGACTCTTCTTTGTATGTGCGTACGGTgttgttttttcatttttgtgtgggtagtTTTCCCACTATTCTTTATCTGTCTTGAGTTCAATTTCGTCTGCGTGCGGTgtagttttttcatttttgtgtggGTATTTTTCTCACTTTAGTGTGGATAGTGGTTCCGCCTTTGTGCGGttatttttccacttttgtgtggtgtagagatcCCAATGCATACGAgttacttatttgattatataatagatataataAATACCTcttttaattctaaaaaaatactaGATTTATATGATTAATAACACTATAAGTTACAAACAAGCATAATTTTTTActcaaattaaatactaaagatttttttttaaattaatatagaaTTGTGAAGGGGCCGCGCGAACGCAGGCCCCCACTACCACAAATTATGACGTAAGCTCGACTACTTGAGCCGACCTTAAGCAGGCACCTCTCCAAAGTgcaatggagatcaccaacttaGCCCATGAGCCTTTTGGATCACCCATTGAGCCCGTCCAGGTAAGTAAGGATCTCTTTCTACTTCCTCCTATTTTAGGACGTTGCTACCTCTATGTTAGTCACATTCTAGATCGATGTGGGATATCAAACATTTCTTCCATTTATTTGATGAtttgatccaatgatttctttATACATGATTAATTAAGTGGATTGAAGAAGACTCCTTATATTTATCATTTATGTTGAAAGTTTGGGACCAACATTAGTGATAAATTAGGTCGAACGTTTTATGTGTATATCCTATTAACTTTTTTATAggttttgagtaaaaaaaatccattgtgaatatatataatagtgtctaaatatacaaaatttcatatattttttattgtgttaataggggaatctacccactTCAATAATATGTCttgcaaaactacccacttCAATAATATGTCttgcaaaactacccactttcaaagtcaaagaccgaaaagcaagtttgatggtgatgggttgcttggttttttgtgtaaaagttgatgatgatggaaattgtgtaagagttgtgtaagaaaacagttaaaattggtacaaaatgtgagaaaacgtcactttcatgcattataagattaaatagatttgcaaattttgaataaattaggggacgtttgtgtgttacaaacattaatacgaaggccaaaaaaatcacgaatatgtcaattcttaagattttttttttttgaaaccattAAACTatgtatccgccagtaattcgtagccGGCCCAAGTAGCCGCTGAAGTTTGTGACCGGCGGCTACTATTCAACGGCtactaattactggcggatacttgtgttattcgc
This window encodes:
- the LOC131006023 gene encoding class I heat shock protein-like; protein product: MSLIPSFFGRRSSDPFSLDLWDPFRDSGDETSQFAATRVDWKETAEAHVFKADVPGLKKEEVKVEVEEGNVLQISGERSRDKEEKNDTWHRVERSSGKFLRRFRLPENAKVDQVKASMENGVLTVTVPKAEVKKPEVKAIEISG